The sequence below is a genomic window from Ignavibacteriales bacterium.
ATATAAAACGTTTTGCCATTCACGATGGTCCGGGAATAAGAACAACTGTTTTTTTCAAAGGCTGCCCGCTACGATGCTGGTGGTGCCAAAACCCTGAAAGCCTCAATAACTCGCCTGCTATTTCTTATTCAAATAACACCGGGTTAACTTCATCCGATTTTTGTCTGGAGGAATCAGAAAAAGTGATTCGTAAAATTTCAGTTGATGATTTATTGATTGAGATTACGAAGGACAGAATTTTTTATGATGAATCCGGTGGAGGGGTTTCCTTCAGCGGTGGAGAACCATTGATGCAGGTTGAATTCTTAAAATCAATTCTTGACAAATGCAGATATCAGGGCATTCATACTACAGTTGATACATCGGGTTACGCACCAACTGAATCTTTTGAGGAGATACTTCCGCTTGTTGATTTATTCCTTTTTGATTTGAAAATAATTGATGATCATTTACATCAAAAATATACTGATGCATCAAATTTTTTAATATTAAAAAATCTGAAATTTCTTCTTGAAAGAGGGAGTAAGGTTATAATAAGAATACCGCTGATACCCGGGATAACAGACACCAAAAAAAATATTGAAGACATATTCTCATTGCTTAAAACTTTTGATTCTATTAGCAGGATAGATCTTCTTCCTTACAATGAAATTGCAGAGATAAAATATAAAAGACTTGGAAGAACAAGGAAACTTGATTCATTAAAATCTCAGTCAGATGAAAAACTGGAAGAAATAAAATCACAATTGGAAATGTTAAACCTTGAAGTAACTATAAGGGGATAGTATGAACGAACGCATAAAAAAATTAAGAGAAGAAACATTAAGTATCCATCCATCAATATCACTTGAGCGCGCAACACTCTTAACTGAATTTTATCAAAGCGGAATTGCTGATAGAGTTTCCATCCCTGTTGCTCGTGCGTTGGCTTTCAAACATATCCTTGAAAACAAAAAATTGTACTTGAATGATGGTGAATTAATTGTCGGTGAAAGAGGACCGTCGCCTCATCAAACACCGACTTACCCGGAGATTTGCACTCACCAGGTTAAAGATTTTGAAATTCTGAATTCGAGAGAAAAAATATCTTTTAGTGTTGATGAAGAGACAAAACAATTTCAGAACGATGAAATAATTCCATTCTGGTCGGGACGAAGTCTTCGCGATAGAATATTTTCTGAAATGGATAAAGAGTGGATCGATGCTTATGAAGCAGGAATCTTTACAGAGTTTATGGAACAACGCGCTCCTGGTCACACTGTTCTCGATGACAAGATTTATAGAAAAGGTATGAACGATTTCATTGACGATATAGAAAAAGGCATTTCTTCAATTGATTTTATGAATGATAAAGAATCATTGAGTAAAAGAGAAGAACTGAAGGCAATGAAAATCGCTTCACTTGCTCTCATTAATTATGCAAAAAGATATTCTGAACTTTTAACTGAAACAGCACTCAAGGAAAAAGATAAATCAAGGAAGGATGAATTAGAAACACTTGCAGGTATCTGCAGCCGTGTGCCGCAGACTGCTCCGAAAACATTTTGGGAAGCGTTGCAGTATTATTGGTTCGTTCACATAGGAGTTATTACTGAACTGAATACATGGGATTCATTCAATCCCGGAAGACTTGACCAGCATCTTTATCCTTTTTACAAAAGGGATATTGAATCAGGACTTTTGACAAAAGAAAAAGCAAAGGAACTTCTGCAAAGTTTCTGGATAAAATTTCACAATCAGCCTGCGCCGCCAAAAGTAGGTGTGACAGCAGAAGAGAGTAACACATATACTGATTTTTGTCTTATCAATCTCGGCGGCGTGAATGATAAAGGTGAAGATGCGGTTAATGAACTAACGTATTTAATTCTTGATGTGATTGAAGAAATGAGATTACTTCAACCGAGTTCAATGGTGCAGGTAAGCAAGAAGAATCCTGATCAGTACATAAAAAGATTTTTGAAGATAGTAAAAACCGGATTTGGGCAGCCGTCCATTTTTAACACTGATGCAATCGTACAGGAAATGCTCAGGCAGGGAAAGTCAATCATTGATGCAAGGAACGGCGGAGCCAGCGGCTGTGTTGAAACAGGCGCGTTCGGGAAAGAGAGTTATATACTTACAGGATATTTTAACATTCCTAAAGTCCTTGAAATTACTCTTAACAATGGAGTTGATCCGCGCACAAATAAAAAAATAGGATTGAATACAGGTGATGTCACATCATTTAAAACTTATGAAGAACTGTTCGATGCATTCTCTGAACAGATGAAATATTTTATTGATATAAAAATCAAAGGTAATC
It includes:
- a CDS encoding glycyl-radical enzyme activating protein — translated: MNMTGIIFDIKRFAIHDGPGIRTTVFFKGCPLRCWWCQNPESLNNSPAISYSNNTGLTSSDFCLEESEKVIRKISVDDLLIEITKDRIFYDESGGGVSFSGGEPLMQVEFLKSILDKCRYQGIHTTVDTSGYAPTESFEEILPLVDLFLFDLKIIDDHLHQKYTDASNFLILKNLKFLLERGSKVIIRIPLIPGITDTKKNIEDIFSLLKTFDSISRIDLLPYNEIAEIKYKRLGRTRKLDSLKSQSDEKLEEIKSQLEMLNLEVTIRG
- a CDS encoding glycyl radical protein; the encoded protein is MNERIKKLREETLSIHPSISLERATLLTEFYQSGIADRVSIPVARALAFKHILENKKLYLNDGELIVGERGPSPHQTPTYPEICTHQVKDFEILNSREKISFSVDEETKQFQNDEIIPFWSGRSLRDRIFSEMDKEWIDAYEAGIFTEFMEQRAPGHTVLDDKIYRKGMNDFIDDIEKGISSIDFMNDKESLSKREELKAMKIASLALINYAKRYSELLTETALKEKDKSRKDELETLAGICSRVPQTAPKTFWEALQYYWFVHIGVITELNTWDSFNPGRLDQHLYPFYKRDIESGLLTKEKAKELLQSFWIKFHNQPAPPKVGVTAEESNTYTDFCLINLGGVNDKGEDAVNELTYLILDVIEEMRLLQPSSMVQVSKKNPDQYIKRFLKIVKTGFGQPSIFNTDAIVQEMLRQGKSIIDARNGGASGCVETGAFGKESYILTGYFNIPKVLEITLNNGVDPRTNKKIGLNTGDVTSFKTYEELFDAFSEQMKYFIDIKIKGNLIIEKLWADYLPAPFLSILVDDCISNGKDYNNGGARYNSSYIQGVGMGTITDCLSSIKKNVFDDKKFSMTEMLNALKNKFNGNEQIRKVVWDETPKYGNDEDYADDILKEVFELYFSSIDGRPNYKGGHFRINLLPTTCHVYFGSVIGATPDGRLAKKPLSEGISPVQGADRKGPTAVLKSAAKIDHLRTGGTLLNQKFTPQLMEDERGIENILHLIRAYFKMDGHHIQFNVVDADTLRKAQKEPENYRDLIVRVAGYSDYFVNLGVELQEEIIRRTEHHEF